The nucleotide sequence NNNNNNNNNNNNNNNNNNNNNNNNNNNNNNNNNNNNNNNNNNNNNNNNNNNNNNNNNNNNNNNNNNNNNNNNNNNNNNNNNNNNNNNNNNNNNNNNNNNNNNNNNNNNNNNNNNNNNNNNNNNNNNNNNNNNNNNNNNNNNNNNNNNNNNNNNNNNNNNNNNNNNNNNNNNNNNNNNNNNNNNNNNNNNNNNNNNNNNCTGCCCAAAGAAGAGTCCGCTACCGCTCCGATGGGCGACATGGGCGGCATGGGTGGGATGGGTGGCATGGGCTTCTAATAACTGCGAGTATATCGTCCTACGCCCCGCTTCTGCtaagcgtgtgtgtgtgtgtgtgtgccgtgaTTGTTGATGAGGGCTGTGTTTaggttgctctctctctctaggcCAGCGTGAAGGTGCCCACGGTGTTcacaagaggaaaggaaCAGCTACGCTCTCACACGGATGGGTACACACAAACAGATTCACACTCGTGCGTCGTCTATGAGGTGGAGAAACGCAAAGATATCGTCCAGTGACGGGGAAAGACAGGAGCATGAGGAAAAaataagagagaaaaggcagcTTGAGGTAGGAAGGAACGACGAAATAAAAGGgctggaggggggaggggaagagcagAGATTCACAGGAAGAGGCGACGCAGCGAATGCAAGAGAGGCTTTAGTGTCTCTGCAGAGGCATAGCACGTGGAAAGAGGCGACGCAGGGACCCATCGGCGCAGCGCTAACTGACATGGGCGCGGtgatggagggagagagatgactGGATCAGCAAGAGGACGGTTTTGGTAGTTTCTGTGCTAGGAGCTACATCTCTGCGCGTTCTCttgcccctgctgccgcttctttccctcttaCCGACTTCTCGTGTACCTTCCCTCATCCAAGCCCCTCAGATTCCCGcagttttcttttttctcgccATTGGGcgtctttcccccttctcttggCTACACatgtccctctccctcgttttCTCACCATCACTTTTTGGGCACGaggaacagagaagaaacgagTGGAAGtcgggagaaggggagggaaactggcggcaggggagagggacgatGGGCGGAGGGTAGTGAGCAAGGAGGGCAGGATAGTCGTAGAGTAGGGGTGAAAACGCTACTAGTACCCCTCCACTCAGCGAGTGCTTTAGCCACATTACtatctttttttccttttcctcggTATTCGTCTGAGTTGCatactgccgctgctcaaaAGGGATTGCAGCTTTTCTAGTAAGCGAGCGACAAAAGAAGCGGCAACACACTTGTCGATACTcggcccccacccctccctctccccctctctgtgtgggtcACGTCTTCGGCGCAGCTATGTAGtttttgtgcgtgtgcatttctttattttttattattattattattacTAGTCTCATTTGCTTTCCCTTTCACCAGTTTCCATTTCTcttcacacacccacacacaaactcacaggcacagacacatgCGTCAACGCTctgctcatctctctctctgcgtatgctctccctctttgaTTCGTCGTTTTCTTCTGCCGTGTCTCTCTTGTTGCGTGCCCATACGGGCTGTGTCTCGGTAAGAAGGGAgtgggtgccgctgcctgcgtTGTCATGAAACGGTACGAGGgaacggggggggggtatgtcGTAGAAGGTAGTTGACGAAAGGGAGTCGGCGTGAGACTCACTAAAAAAAAGAACGGCATACGATGCGTTCTCTTTAGCGTTCACCACGGCCTTCCTCCGGATCCCTTCTTTTCCATTCCAGCGTCTCCGATAACCTTTACTCGCATGGCATTGCGCGCGTGTAGCGCTTTGCGGGAAACATTGCTGCATACCTACCTACTCGCCTACCTACCCAAGACACGCTTTCCGTGTCGCAGCGGGCAGCGGTTTCTGTCTTGAGAACGGGAAGACAGTAGCTGTAGCAGCATTACACAgaccccccacacacacacacacacgcacatatataGAGAACGATCCCTCCTcggctttttcttttccggCTCCTCTGTCACTCtattttccctctttttttgggggggatCGCGCCCCACATGGGGTACGTCTTCGCTGTCTTGtcacttttctctttctcctttgctctgTGTGCGACGTCTCTACTTGTACGGAGAACTGCGCACaggcctgtgcgtgtgtgtgtgtgtgcgtgtgtgcgtgcagttGTCAACACCGCCGGCGAGGACAAGTGGGAACTCTACAcataccaccaccaccaccaccaccacagcaacaacagcaaggTTAATGtcagacaaaaaaaaagaagagcaagCACACGTATATGCACTcaaccacacacgcacacgaaggGATGAGACACATGTTCCGCGATGCCAAAcgaaggaaaacgaaaacgTAAAGAGCTGTACTGGATGCGCATGCCCGCTGGGCACCTGTACAAAACGGAGCCTTTGATGAGGTGCGTGCAGGACCCGCTCACTGGAGCCTCTGGTACGCGTGGAGCACcatcctccttcctctccttctccttttcgttgccTTTGCTGTGCGCACGCTCACATGGGTCTCTcttgtgtgcatgtgccgGGTGCTTTGTGCTCgatctgtttttttttttccctcctcccattGGTTATGTTTTGTcaaggcagagagacagaaagagaaTGAAGTTAATTAATCGACAAACAAatcgaagaagagaaaaaaaagaacggtCATTACACGCAACATTTCTGCAAGGCATATCTCAGTGTGCCCTGCAGACACACTGGAACGCGAGAAAAGCGAAgccgagaagagagagaggcagagagacgacccccctcttttctcttcactcATGTGTCGCAAAAGGCCTGCGGACAGAATCCATCAGCAAGCCAACAACACGTGTGCAACTGCAGTCAGCGTGCACCTGGATACGTGCGCGATGGCAAGTCATGCCGATGCTCATCGAAAAATCTTTTTCTTGGGCGTAACGGGCACCAGAAAACAAAACTTCTGGTTTTCATACACTGTATATAAAAGGACCTTTCTGCCGCCAACGAGCCGCAGTAAGGGTGCCCAGTATGCTCACCCTTCAGCAGTGTTGCTGCCCCTTCAACTACTATACACCCTCTGCTCCTGTTCGCCCACACCACTAAACGGGGTTCTTTTCGTTTTGATCACTGAACTAGCACAACGCCCTCCAACCCTTATGATGGCGAATTCGAGATAGCAATGGCTTATCATAGGGACAAACAAACGATATTGGTTGCGGCCCCACTACACTTCAAATGGGTGGTTGACtcgaaagagaagcggaTTTTTCGTCTCCTTactcgtttttcttcttgcttgTTTGCTATTGCGCTTTcggccccctctccttcctcaaTTTTGCTCTTCCCTAACGTCTCCACGCACTCGTATCGTTCCTACAATCCGAAATAAGCGTATGAGAGGGGAGAACATAATTGACTGTCTGtctgtcacacacacacacgtacacctATCCGAACGAGGTGGTAGCATGCCATAGAAACTCTACACTTGTGTTGCCACCGCAAGCGTACTACGCTTCTCTGCgcacctctttttttctaGTGTGTTGCCTGTTTCCATATTATCTTTCATCAAACATCCCTCCCCTTTCGCATCCTTGctgtctcttccccccccttttttccctctcccctccccgatTTCGTGGCATCGTCACGCATTCACTCACCTTGCATAGACACTGGCCTTTGTATGCTTTTCTGTGTTGTTCTTGTTGTTTGGCTCTCGTTCTTGTCTCCCTGACGttatttctctctcccttccatacacacacacatacacgccaGCACTCATTTTggatttctctctcctccttcgccatCATTTTTGGGTTCCTGTGATACATACGTCGGCTTCAGTTTTTCCATACACAAACGCgcgcgcagacacgcacagaaaTCAAAAGGACTGGGCGTTCGAGGGTGTACTGAGAGGACGAAGAAGGGAATGAcgtaggagggggggctggaGTGATCTGTTTCCACCGCCCTtgttttttctcgctctcttaGTTTTTCATATCGCTTGGCTTTTTTCACTTCACAAGAGACAACGAAGCACCAAGCACAGAGAACCATGTCCTCTAGGAGCCCGCATCGTGGACGAGGCTCTGCAAGAAGTGGCACCTTCCTGTCTGTGGGCATgtcatcctcgtcgccaTTGAGTCCCCacgcatcgtcgtcgtcgctctcACGGCATGCGCATCACACGCGGCTCATCGCCTCACTCGCAGGTTCCACCGCCGGTCCGACGGCGCCGATGATTGGGACAGCGGAGCTGTGCACCACCGGTGCATCTCCGTCACCCATAGACGTTTCGCGCCCATCCACATCCGTAGAGGGAATGTCGTCTCTTACTGCGCTCACCGCGAGCTCTCGCCAAAGCCCAACTTGGATCCCAACTCGCCTCACGTCATCCTACTGTGTATTGAGTGCGGCCGGGCTGCAGGAGGACTTCTACACAAGCTGTCTGTCCTGGGGGACCAATCAGATGGCGCTGGCACTGCAGGAGGATCTCGTGCTGTTTCATCCGAGCCACCCACGGCAGGCGTCGTCGACAGCACGCATCTCGAACCCCCCTGCACCCGGGGAAGTTGGCAACAGTATCGGCACAACATCCTCTGGCGCCTTCTCGGGTCCGCGACGGGCGACGGCGGTTGCGATGACCCGCTGCCGGGAGACGTCCTGTTTCCTGGGCATGTCAAACGGTGCCGTGGAGATGTATGAGGGACGCGGGGATGGCACATTGCACTGCACTGTTGCCTTCGCcatgccaccgccgccgacggaCTACCTGAGCTCGCTCGTACTCGGCCGTGGCGATTGTGGTGGTGTTACCTCAGCAACCTCATCAGCTTCTCGCGCGGCACGTGCGCTTGATCTTCTCAGCTCTTCTGTTTCGTCCATCAGCTGCGTGGGCACCAGCAGTCGCCATCCTTGGCTGGGgtctgccaccactgctgcccgcGGATTGATCACCCTTGATGCAAGGCAGGTGCAGCCTGCCATTCGCTTTGGCATGGACGCCGAGCTTAGCCAAGACGAGCGCGCACCGAGAACATCCCCATTGTCTGCACCTGCCTCGTCGGCTGTTAGTGGCGAGCCCAgcaagctgcagcgcgccgccacaTTTCTACGGCAGCACGATCGACTGTGCAGCGTGTCGTGGAACGCGACGGGCTCGCTGGTAGCGACTGGCAGTGGAAGTGGCATTGTAAAGGTGTGGTCCCTGagcgcaccgcagcgcccCTTGCATACCTTTATCGTCGATCAGGACTGCTCTGTGAAGGCCCTGTGTTTCCACCCTGGAAGTCCCTATGTGCTGCTAGTGGGGGCCTCCGCTGGCGCGGCGGGGCTGCGCACGTACGACTTGTCCGGCGCCGAGCCCATTTTGACCTCCGCTGGCGCCACGGCAGCTCCTGTAACACAGGCGTTGTACGATCCCGAGGGCCACTACGCAGTGACCGGGGCTGGCGTTCCTTTGTTGCCCGCTCCGCTCTCGTTATCACCACCGGCCTACCCAGCGCTGGCCGCTCACGCAGAGCTTGGTGCGGCTAGCGGAGGTGATGGCAGCGGCTTTCATGAGTACGGCACTGGTTGGCACCGTTCCCCATCAACTCGCCTCAGCGTagccaacagcagcagtgtcaTTGGTGCATCTGGCGGCTCCTCTCTCTGGCACGGCTCGTGGAACGAGACGGAGGTGTTAGCCGCTTCTCCGAGCGCGACTCTTGACCCGACCGCTGGGTTTGCTGGCACCACTGCCAGTGCAAACAGCAGTAGCTCAGCGGTAGCGCACAGCGCTCCACCAAATGCGCTTGtggtgtggcgctgcggtaTCAGGCGCCGCGAGAATTACCTCCGAGAGgctcttctccagcgccgcaACTCGCGAGGCGACAGCAAAGGTGGCCGAGACGACTTTATTCGGCACAGTGACGACGCGGATGATGACTGCGGTACCGAGGATGAAGACGTAAGCGACGTCGAGAGTGATGACATTACCCAAGTGGACCGTCGCGTCCGAGATGATTTGTGGGATTCTACCGCTATCACCGGCCGCGGGCACAGCAACGCTATCGGTTATCCGAGGTCGGAGTGGATGCCAATGTACGCCCTCCCTGGTCATCGTGCGCGGCCGCTGCTTATCTGCGCCCCCTTCCCGCAGTCGCCGTTTGCCGGCTGCTACGCGTCCATTGCAGGCGGCGAGGATGGCACGATCCGTTTTTGGCGATTCTTCGAGACCACGTCGGATGCCACGCActtgcagcaccgtcgccaaGCCCAGCAGCAGTCAGCGACGACCCAGGAGGACATGGATTTGCTCGCCACCCCAGTGCTGCGgtgaggggaagaaaaagacgTGCCTCTTTCATGTGAGTTTTGGACACGCgacgggtgggtgggtgggtgagtaCTGATTGTGAAGGATGCTCTTGTCTGTTTACCTTGTAGCGCATCCCTCGTGCCTTGTCGTTGAGAGGATCAACGTGGTGAGGTGTGCTCTTG is from Leishmania panamensis strain MHOM/PA/94/PSC-1 chromosome 35 sequence and encodes:
- a CDS encoding hypothetical protein (TriTrypDB/GeneDB-style sysID: LpmP.35.2110); translated protein: MSSRSPHRGRGSARSGTFLSVGMSSSSPLSPHASSSSLSRHAHHTRLIASLAGSTAGPTAPMIGTAELCTTGASPSPIDVSRPSTSVEGMSSLTALTASSRQSPTWIPTRLTSSYCVLSAAGLQEDFYTSCLSWGTNQMALALQEDLVLFHPSHPRQASSTARISNPPAPGEVGNSIGTTSSGAFSGPRRATAVAMTRCRETSCFLGMSNGAVEMYEGRGDGTLHCTVAFAMPPPPTDYLSSLVLGRGDCGGVTSATSSASRAARALDLLSSSVSSISCVGTSSRHPWLGSATTAARGLITLDARQVQPAIRFGMDAELSQDERAPRTSPLSAPASSAVSGEPSKLQRAATFLRQHDRLCSVSWNATGSLVATGSGSGIVKVWSLSAPQRPLHTFIVDQDCSVKALCFHPGSPYVLLVGASAGAAGLRTYDLSGAEPILTSAGATAAPVTQALYDPEGHYAVTGAGVPLLPAPLSLSPPAYPALAAHAELGAASGGDGSGFHEYGTGWHRSPSTRLSVANSSSVIGASGGSSLWHGSWNETEVLAASPSATLDPTAGFAGTTASANSSSSAVAHSAPPNALVVWRCGIRRRENYLREALLQRRNSRGDSKGGRDDFIRHSDDADDDCGTEDEDVSDVESDDITQVDRRVRDDLWDSTAITGRGHSNAIGYPRSEWMPMYALPGHRARPLLICAPFPQSPFAGCYASIAGGEDGTIRFWRFFETTSDATHLQHRRQAQQQSATTQEDMDLLATPVLR